DNA sequence from the bacterium genome:
TCGAGCGGCACTCGTTCAAACCTTCGTCACAGGTCGTGATGCCGTTGCAAAACAGGCCATCCTCCGTGCATGGATCTCCCGTGTGATAACAGAGGTCGTCCAACTCGTCGCACTCTTCCTCGCCGTTGCAGAAGATCTCGTCGTCCGGGCACGGATTCGAAAAGAACGCGCGGCACACGTCGGCGTCTTCGTCGCAATATTCAAAACCGTTGCAGAATTGACCGTCATCCCCGCACGGGGCGTCCGACGACACGCAGCCGAGCGGCTCCTCGCAACTCTCCGTTCCGTTGCAGAAGTCGCCGTCGTCGGGACATTCCAGGCCGCTGTGCGTGCATGCGTCGAGATCCTCGTCGCAGCCTTCCTCGCCGTTGCAAATCAGGCCGTCGTCCTCGCAAGGCGCACCCACGTGGAAGAAGCAAATTTCACCGAGACAGTATTCGTCGCCGTTGCAGAATTCGCCGTCGTCGCATGTCACGCCAGAGTTGCCGACCCAATCGTCGGACTTGATGACGGAAATGCAGATCTGGCACGGGTTTTCCGGATTCGTCTCGAAATCCGCGTAGCAGGTCTCGTCGATGAAGCACTCGCACTGCGTTGACGAATCGATCGGATCGGCGTCCGGGTCACGCGTATCGCGCTGCCGGACAAGCTCGGGGTAGTCCGCGATGTCGAGATACTCCTCGCCCTTTTGGATGGCGTTTCGCCTCCGTGCTTCAAGCTCGTCCAGGACGCCGTCAAGCGCCTCGGCCGTAAGCTCGCGCGAGGAAAATGCCTCGGCCGCCCCGGTGCGCCACGCCGCCGCGTCACGCGCCGAAAGGTTTTCGTCCGAATGCGCGCCATCGAGCGCCATCATCGTTATCGCGCAAAACAGCGCGGTCGCACACGCCAATCGCCATTTCATCAGGATCCCCTCGCCGACAGGATTTTTCGAATGATGCCGGAACCGGGGCGATCAATCAAACCCGCCGAGCATGATCCGCCTCAAGTTTCGCGCCGCTTCGGTGATATCGGGCGCGGACGTGACGGCCGTCACGACCGCGACGATACGCGCGCCGGCGTCGAGCACGTCGTCGATGTTCCCGGCGTTGATACCCCCCATGCACGTGACGGGAATGCCGACATGCCGCAAGACGTCCCCGACGATCGCGGGACCAAAAAACGTCGAATGGCCTTTTTTCGTTAGGGTCGGATAAATCGGGCCGATGTTCACGTAGTCCGCGCCCTCGCGCTCGGCGGCCACCGCCTGCTCGACGCTGTGCGTGCTGCGCCCGATGAGGAGATCCGGCGCGATCGCGCGCGCCGCGGCCGTCGGCAAATCGTCCTGCCCCAGATGCACGCCGTCCGCGCCGATCGCGAGCGCCAGATCGACATGATCGTTGACGATCAACAGACAGCCGCTTTGCGCGGTTTCCTCGCGAAATGCCCGACCAAGCTCGTACAACGCGCGCATCGGCATCGATTTTTCGCGAAGCTGCACCATGCGTACGCCCGCGGCGAGCACCGCGCGCAAGACATCAAGGCTCGTGCGGCCGGCGGAGTCATCCTGGCCGCTGACGACATAGAGATCGACATCGGCAAGGCGCCGCGCCCGTTCGATGCGCGCGGCCGTCCGCGTCATGCGAGGAAGGCGGGGTCGA
Encoded proteins:
- the thiE gene encoding thiamine phosphate synthase, which gives rise to MTRTAARIERARRLADVDLYVVSGQDDSAGRTSLDVLRAVLAAGVRMVQLREKSMPMRALYELGRAFREETAQSGCLLIVNDHVDLALAIGADGVHLGQDDLPTAAARAIAPDLLIGRSTHSVEQAVAAEREGADYVNIGPIYPTLTKKGHSTFFGPAIVGDVLRHVGIPVTCMGGINAGNIDDVLDAGARIVAVVTAVTSAPDITEAARNLRRIMLGGFD